The genomic segment TCTGGTAACACTTCTTGGTCCGTGGAATACTAATTTAATGGATCCAGAGGTGCTGGAGGTACTTTGCTGTGTTCACTCAAGAATGTGATTTAAGTATGAAATTCCAGCCAGTTCAACTGTTGTTGCCTGTTAAGAAACCTAATAAAGCTCCACCTTCTTTATCTGTGAAAGTGAACTCCCTGCTACCTTTGTGGACTGATGACTTTTCATAGTCATGTGACACAATCAAACATTAACTTGGTGTATCAATTGGTTTTTACCATATATATAAGTAGGAGAGGGCGAAGCTCTGGCAGGAGCAAAGGTGCCATGGCTGTGGAGTCCCAAGGCAGACATCCACTTGTCCTGGGCCTGCTGCTGTGTGTGCTGGGCCCAGTGCTGTGCCATGCTGGGAAGATGCTGTTGATCCCAGTGGATGGCAGCCACTGGCTGAGCATGCTTGGGACCATCCAGCAGCTGCAGCAGAGGGGACATGAAATAGTTGTCCTAGCACCTGATGCCTCATTGTACATCAGAGAGGGAGCATTTTACACCTTGAAGACGTACCCTGTGCCATTCCAAAGGGAGGATGTGAAAGAGTCTTTTGTTAGTCTTgggcataatgtttttgagaatgATTCTTTCCTGCGGCGTGTGATCAaaacatacaagaaaataaaaaaggactcTGCTATGCTTTTGTCTGGCTGTTCCCACTTACTGCACAACAAGGAGCTCATGGCCTCCCTTGCGGAAAGCAGCTTTGACGTCATGCTGACAGACCCTTTCCTTCCTTGTGGCCCCATCGTGGCCCAGTACCTGTCTCTGCCCACTGTATTCTTCTTGAATGCATTGCCATGCAGCCTGGAATCTGAGGCTACCCAGTGCCCCAACCCATTCTCCTACGTGCCCAGGCCTCTGTCCGCTCATTCAGATCACATGACCTTCCTGCAGCGGGTGAAGAACATGCTCATTGCCTTTTCACAGAACTTTCTGTGCGACGTGGTTTATTCCCCATATGCAACCCTTGCCTCGGAATTCCTGCAGAGAGAGGTGACTGTCCAGAACCTATTGAGCTCTGCATCTGTCTGGCTGCTTAGAAGTGACTTTGTGAAGGATTACCCTAGGCCCATCATGCCCAATATGGCTTTCATTGGTGGAATCAACTGCCTTCACCAAAGTCCACTATCCCAGGTGTGTATTGGAGTGGGACTTTTACATGCATATATTCTTTCAGATGTATTACTTTGGATCAATTAACTAGCCCCAGATATATGCTGAGCAAGCATTCTGAGATAGTTTAAAATGCcctcttttgttaatttttgattCCTGGGCCTGAGTCTGTCTTTGGCATCATCTTCTGGATGATTTCTTGGTATCCgagatttcaagaaaacattcCTTGGACATTTTACTCTGTGTGCTCCAGTGGATAGTAATCAATTAGAAACAACAAGCTGTTAAATGCCATAAGCACAGAATGCTGGGTTTGGGACACCTTGTAGAAAACTCAATTGAAGCCTGCACCTTGCCCTGGATTCAGTCAGGCAGCCAACGTTCAGGACTGATAAAATCATTCTTTGATGATAGATCCTGGCAATGAAAGTTGCCTTTGTGATCCTCGTTAAAGCTCCAGTTTCTAAATATTCTGATAAGAAGCTAGATCCTGCAGTCCCTTCTCTTCTAATGAGTCAATCACCAGACAGGTTCTGACATGATACAGAAAGGTTGTGGGTTTCATTCTCAAGTTGTTAGGTTTATTTTTCCCCTACAGAGTTTGAAGTATGCAAAAAGTAGCATTCACATCCTCATCTAAATCTCAGCAGAATATAGAGAAGAACAGGAGAGGCTCCTTCAGATGGAGGGTTAGGGAAGgactctctgaggaggtgacatttcagtgagcattcattcatttatccttcAAAGATTGACTGAGGATCTACTGGCAGCCCAGGCACTTCCCAGGTGCTGAGTCTGGCTCCCATTAAGGGGACTGATATCACCCTCGGAGAGCACCAGACCTTATTTCCACTATACTTCCAacatatgtgttttattttattttttaaaatttcctgtgcATTTTCCTTCATAGCACATCAAATATGGCAGTCATTTCTCTTAAATAATTGTTGATTGTCCGCTTCACGTCATGAGCCCCATGGGGACATGTGTGACTTTGCATTAATCACATCCGCTGTATGCTGCACCCTCAACACCTGCCAATGGGTCTGCATGTATTTGGCGCTCCATAAATATCAGCGCCTAAGGCACAGAATAGGCACCCATCGAATATATGCTAAGTACTAATTGAGTGAGAAGAAAGGTGCCAACTGAGGTCTAGTCACTGGGTAGAGAATAATCTACAATAGCTCTTTTTAGTTCTTTGTACTCCAGCTactacatatctatctatctatctatctatctatcaatcaatcaatcatctatctatctatccatccacaaACATATATCATTTTTTGGTTGCCTTTTCTACAAAATAGAGTAACAGTGTATCCCCACTGCCCACTTACCAATATGTCATGGGTATTACTCCAGTTTTAAATGCTATTACTGTTTAAACTATgaaatagtatttcatggtacTTGTGTACCACAGTGTATTCTCCTATGGATCGAGTCTAGTTCCCCACAGAGGAGCGTTACACCTTGTATTCCCGGAGTTTTGTTGTTGTGACTTCAAACACTTCCTTTAAAAAGATAAGAtattttgtagtttaaaaaacatttgttctgtttctttctcattcatcttttcttaagtattttacagagttttttttgtgtgtgtgtgaatgtgtgtgtgtgtgtgttttttttccatttctatctCTAGCTGATTATCTACTCACTACTCAGCCGTCTCATCAAAATATtgactttcataataaaaaacacAGGCAGTCATTTGCTGATAAAGAAATTTTGGtttcttctgttttaaattcCATGCCAAATATCAGGGTTATTGAATTTATTAGAATCTGTAAAAACAGTTGAATAATTCTGGCAATAGGAAAGATTCCTGTCTTGCTGCTATTTTAGTGGAAATTGATtatcatttcattattttgcattgcGTTAGCCATTGTTTTCTGGCAAATCGTCTTTATTGATTTAGATAATTTCCTTCTTTACGTGAGGGTGTTTGTAGGAGAGGCACCAAACTTTATCAGCTGCCTTTCTGGCATTTACTGATATAACCATCAATGTCTAAGTGGTGAATTGTGTTGATTACATATTGTTTGTTGCCTTGTTTGGTGCAGTAAGGCTTAGGTGTGAAAATATCTTGTAAATTGTACCTGTTAGTAACCTTCTTTGTCTTGTTGAATGTTTTAATCTGAAATTCCACTTTTTGGATATTAATATTACCACTTCTGgattatttttgtttacatttcccTAGTACATCTTTAGTACTCCTTTGTCTTcaagctttcttcctttttaagcaACATGGAACTGGGATTTTTAATCCAGTCAGGCAGTTGCTTTAATAACTGCATTTTGCCCACTTGAGTCTAACAATTAATAGATTTGATTGTAACTCTCTCAGTTTACTTTATGTTTAGTTGACTTTGCCATTCTCCCTTTTCCAGATTTTTACTGGTTGGTcaagttactatttttattttctctttctttgttaacTAAAAATGCCACTCTGCACTACCATTCCTCTTGTGTTGATAGTCCTATTCTCAATAGTCTTGATAAAACTCCTGAACTTTAAGAATAAAGATAAAACTTTTATTGCACAAAGAAGTCCATAGAGAAAGCACAACCTGGCATTGGCGTGTCTTTGATGTGTCTGAAGGAAAAGAGATAGTGGAACAACATTGGGAGAAAAGGAATGAAACTCAAGAATTCCAAGATGTTGCTCCCCTGCCAGGGTGAGATAGCAATGGTTCACAGACAATCACAATGTTGGATCTGAGAAAAATAACTGAACGGAAGATTAGTGAGGACAGAGGCTTTGAGATGGCCAGGAGAGGAAAGCTTGGGAGCAGGGAAGGTTGAGATACACGTGGGTTACTGGGAATGCGTGATGGTGAAGTCACAGGTGCCCCATATGGTGTCTAAGTGCTAAAGAAGAATTCTGGAAAAACGAAATGCATTTGAGAAGGGAAAATCCAATTAAAAGcctaaactaaaaatacaaaattctagTAAAGTTTAGGAGTTATGTTAAATGTCTGATTTTGGCTGGGGAAGTCTCATCAGAGCAGGGAAGTTCTCTCATTCGGGGGATCTCACCTTTTTTTTGAAGGGAATCAATGGTGGGGGATTAGAGTGTTATTTTCAGTTAGTATGTTGCTTCACTCTTTGGTCATTCCAGTAACTGTGAAGTCAGGGTGAAGTTTAAGGGAAGCTTTGCCAAGTAGGGGATGGACTTCACCTTTATTGAGCCTCATAATAGCTGGCTGAGGTAGGAGTTGGCCATGATGACAACTTCTCTGCAGTTTGCCCTGCGTGAATCTCTAGATGAACTTTTGTGCCATTTAAACTTTCGTGATCTCCTGCTATTTAACTTCGGACGTTTATGGACTTTTATGTGGGTTCAATTATGTGTGAATCACATCCTGCTGATTGCTGAGTGGGCGTGGGAGGGTGTGCCTGGAGAATTTAGACTCGGCCCTTTCCAGATGAGCTTCAGTGTAAGAGTGGGTTTCATAAAGAGCAAAGGTTTTAGGAAATTTGAGTAAGCCATTTACCATCGCTCAGAAGAAAGCTTGAAGAGCACTTGGAAATGAGCTCTCTCTCCccaagaaagagggagagagaagggagagatgtGGGGCAGACCCTAGGGAGGAAGGAGTTCAGAAAAACCATCCTCAGGGTGTTCTTGCTACAAACCAAAAATGCAGCACGGTGGTGGGGAGGATGACTCTGTCCTCCCTGACCTTTTAGATGACCCCCAGGGAAAAGGTCAAGACAAGGCCCTTAAGAGCCAGAGGACTCATGAGGGCCTGGGGCTGGTGAGAGTGGCGGGGAGAGGGGGCTCACCTTGGGGGAAGGATGGTCAGTGTCTGGGGCTTTCCTGGTCGTGTTCCAAATCAGGCTTGGCAGGAGTCCTGCTGTGCAAATCGCGTTTGCTGAGCCCTGTCAGAGGTCTCCTGTGACTCACATCTAGGATGACCAGTGTCCTGGCTTTCTCAGGACTGTTcaggttttagcactgaaagtcacATGTCCCAGGGAACCCCTCAATTCTGGGCAGGCCCTGCCACATCACACAACCTTACTAGTGCCCTCAGTATTCTTTAGAAACGTAAAACCAtagactcagcaatcccattactgggtatatacccaaagaaatagaaatcattctactataaagacatttGCGCATAtttgtttatcgcagcactattcacaataacaaagtcatggaaccaacctagatgcccatcaatgatagactggataaagaaaatgtggtacgtatacaccgtagaatactatgcagccatgaaaaggaacgagatcatgttctttgcaaggACAAAGCTgcaagccatcatcctcagcaaactcacacaggaacagaaaatcaaacaccccatgttctcactcataagtgggagttgaacaatgagaatgcacggacacagggaggggaacatcacatgccAGAGCCTCTTGAGGGGTggggggggtgaggggaggaacttagaggacagcataggtacagcaaaccaccatggcatgtgtatcccagaacttaaagtaaataataataacaataaataaaccCATAAAGCCATTTGAGAGACTTTTGTGGGATTCATTGGACCACTGAAATCTACAGTGGGAAAATAATTGCCATGCTGATGAAACAGGAAAACGTTCCTTGTCCCCCTGACAGGGCGTGTGACAGCAGGAGGGGCTCACTTTCTCAGTGCCCCGCTGCTCagacctctaggggagcatacagacgggcaggctgtggggctctgacCTCACAGGCAGTGTCTACAAGTggatgtttacagctcctgaagccccagtgggcatgtgttaaCAGTGTTCTTTTAGTTTTGCCCTCTGTAGGcggcttgtgttaaccagctcaattgCACCCTCTACCTTgtcgcaaggacagagggctttctgtgtCCTGGGggcttgccttggtgtaccagaagaatcgaatcacacctgggcttggagaatgagtgcaaggatTTATTGAGTGGAGGTAGTTTTCAGCAGATGGAGGAAGCCAGAAGGGGATGGAATGGGaaggttttcccctggagtcggACCGCTCGGTGGCCCAGGCTCAGTGGCCTGGGCTCTCCTCCGactgccccagccaaactccaCATTGTTCTGCTGGTCGGTGGCCTGCCAGTCCCTGTTGGTGAGTTCTTCTCGACGTCCAGCCGTCCTCGTGTCCCTCCGCTGATGTGCTCCTCCCAATGTCCAGCCACgtgtgtgtctgcctgctagggtcttggggtttttataggcacatgATGAGggcgtggcaggccagggtggttttgggaaatgcaacatttaggcaggaaaacaaaaatacctgTCTTCACCTAGGTCTGTGGGCACAGGTCTGGGGGTGGAGCCCTCGCCAGGGACCACACCCTCTTTTACCCAGAACTTCCCTTCCCTACTtccatatcatttaaagggaccatgcCCTTCCCAGCTTTTCCCTTCTGTATCACTGATGCCTTGCTCTGTGTCCTTGAAGTGGAATTATCACGGTATGTATGtataggtgtgtgcatgtgtgtgcatgtacctGTGCTTTGCTTTTGGAAAATTAGCACATTAACTGAATTTTGCATCTCAAGGATAATTCTGTAAGCAAGAACCCTTCCTCCTTTAGAAGGAAGTAAAGGAGAGGAAAATGCTATAAAACTTACGTATTAGTAACTTTTTACTCTATCTCAAACACACATGCCTTTAATCATATTCTTAAGAGGAAGATATCTAATTCATAACTTACCGTATGTAGTTGTCAAAGAATATGAGAAAAAACTAACTGAAAATTTTTCTTCTGGCTCTAGGAATTTGAAGCCTACATTAATGCTTCTGGAGAACATGGAATTGTGGTTTTCTCTTTGGGATCAATGGTCGCAGAAATTCCAGAGAAGAAAGCTATGGCAATTGCTGATGCTTTGGGCAAAATCCCTCAGACAGTAAGAAGATTCTATACTATGGCCTCATATCTATTTTCACAGGAGCTCTAACCccagacttccagcttccagattAATTCTCTAAGTTGGAACTTTAAATTTGGCTTTTCCCTGCCACTTGCCAACTATTAAtccaaagggtttttttttcgttgttgtggttgttgtcaAATACTCTGTTAAACTATCATCCACCACACTCGGAAGTCTCATTTTCTCTAAGAGACTCAAAAGTATATTAGggagaatttatttaaaaataaaataaaagggataTTGTTTCTTCATATTAAATAGGAGTATTTCTCCAAAAAGCTGTTGGTTAGGACATTGAATTTATGTCTTATATTTTTGCTCTTATAGTTCTGCATCCACTTGTTTTATTAAGCAAACTTGCCCTTGAAGtgcaggaaaatgaaaaaaaatcctgagtGCACAGCTTGATAAATTGTCACAAATTCACGTAGTGCATACTCCCTTGTAACTAAACCTCCAAAACAAGATGCTGAAAGTTGCCAGTCCTCAGAAGCCTTCATAGTTGCTGAGCCTCCCACTCTGTTAAAGGTTATGTTCCTTCAGAGGACCCCCATTTTCTAGTTAGTATAGCAGATTTGTTTTCTAATCATATTATGttctttctttgcattctgtTCTTTTTGCCCCTCGAAGGTCCTGTGGCGGTACACTGGAACCCCACCATCGAATCTTGCGAACAATACGATACTTGTTAAGTGGCTACCCCAAAACGATCTTCTTGGTATGTTGGGAGGATTGGATGTGTAGGTCAAACCAGGGTCAAATTAAGAAAATGGCTTAAGCACAGCTATTCTAAAGGATTGTTGAGCTTAAAAATATTATGGCCAACATATCCTACATTGCTTTTTATCTACTGGGGTATCTCAAGGGCATGTGAGTAACACTGAGTCTTTGGAGTGTTTTCAGAACCTAGATGTGTCTGGCTGTGAAACTCAGAGACGTAACTGCTGACATCCTCCCTACTTTGCACCTCAGGTCACCCAATGACCCGTGCCTTTATCACCCATGCTGGTTCCCATGGTATTTATGAAGGCATATGCAATGGCGTTCCCATGGTGATGATGCCCTTGTTTGGTGATCAGATGGACAATGCAAAGCGCATGGAGACTAAGGGAGCTGGAGTGACCCTGAATGTTCTTGAAATGACTTCTGAAGATTTAGAAAATGCCCTAAAAGCAGTCATCAATGACAAAAGGTAAGAGAGAAGATACAGAAGAATACTATACTTTGGCCATGGCATTCATGataaaatgatttcaaatttgtaaatatttatgtagcATTTAATAGCATTgtttcaaatataaaaacaaatacataaaaatctggatttttgtttgtttgtttgtttgttttttgagatggagtctcgctctgtcacctaggctggagtgcagtggtgcgatcttggctcactgcaacctccacctcccatgttcaagcaattctcctgcctcagcctcctgagtagctgggattacaggtgcccaccaccacgcccggctaatttttgtgttttttagtagagatggggtttcaccatgttggccaggctggtctagaactcctgacttcaggtgatccacctgcctcggcctcccaaagtgctggaattacaggcatgagccaccgcatctgacttgaatttataaataagataatttagaggttattattcattttataaaaggatTCTTTAGTtcatatataatttatcatagaatttatttacagttttatttccCCCGCTAGATTTAAAACGCCAATTTATATAAAAAAGTTGCCATAATAGACATCTGATCCATAAGTTTTCTGCACAGAAAGAAATGCTCCATTATAAGAAGCATAGTAtctataagagaaaaacaactcaaatgctTACAAGTACAGCTTTTTGCAGCACTGGAACCTCTGAGAAATTTTGTCCATGGAGTTTATGAATGAAGGAGCCATAAGATATCACAGACAAAGGCTTAGAGTAAAAACAAAGGAAACTTTGTTCAAATATGGCCCTGAAAATGATTCAAAGGGCAAATGATTTCTGGATTAAAGTTAGGATATTACTGTCAATCTCACTGGTAATAATAGGCTTATCAGAACCTTATAGGAAGAAGTGGTGGCCAGTGGTAGATTTCATCCAGCAGTAGATaccgtgtgcatgtgtgcatgcgcATTTATGCATGTGGCTGTGCTCATGTGTGGGTGCACGCGTGTGCATtcatatgagtgtgtgtgtgtgcatgtgtttatgaGCGTGTCCATTGCTTTCTCCCATGGTTACCTCCTTCAGAAAGAAGCAGCAGTCAGGAAGACAGATATGAAGAGCTGGAGCATGTTCAGATGAGAGGAGATAGAACACAGGGGGACACACCAGCTTGAGCAAGGGACAACAGGGGAAGACTGATGACTGACTTCCCACCTTTGAGGTGCTCATGTGTGTTTGGTGCCACTGGATAAAAGataaaagttggctgggcaccgtggcacacgcctgtagtcccagccactcaggaggctaaggtgggaggattgcttgagcccagaagttggaggctgctgtgagccatgatcatgccaccacactccagcaacctgggcaacagagcaagaccctgtctcaaaaaaaagaaaaaaaaagaaaaaaagaaaagtccacaTGACCTGAGCATCATGTGCCCAGAATGTTGGATGGTGTGGTCCCATTCCTTCTTTCCAGCGGCTTCTTCTGACCACCTCAATGTCAGGATGTCCTGCTCACACATCAATACCATTAAAACCTGACTTCTTTCCCTGCGCTGATGAAGCTCCTTCTTGAGGCTCACATTATggatataattttgattatttgttcAGCGGTACAGATAACTACTGTAACCTAAGAACGACTTGGTGCAAATTCtctaatacattattttttaaaaaaacacaaatcaatGAGCTCAAGTTATTAACTAACTTTCATCTATTCACTTTCAAGCCATCCCTGTCTGATTGTGAATCTCCATGATTCCAACACTCTGAGCTGGGGACAGTACCTACACAAAATAAAGAGAAGTGGAAAATCTTCAAACATCAGTTTATGCAGACAACCAGGTCGTAATAGGTTCTCAATTACTATTGaatgaaagttctggccaggcgcggtggctcatgcctgtaatcccaacactttgggaggctgaggcaggtggaccacttgaggtcaggagttcgaaaccagactggccaacataaagaaaccttatctctgccaaaaataaaaaataaaaaaattagccaggcatggtggtgcatgcctgtaatcccagctatttgggaggctgaggcaggaaaatcacttgaatcgagaggtggaggttgcagtgaacagagattgcaccactcctctccagcctgggcgacagagttagactccgtcttattaaaaaaaaaaaaaaaaagaaggttccAAGAAAATCCATCTTAAGGTTTATGTAAAAGGAAGATGGTATTGAACATGGTTTATGGTCAAATACTAATATTACATTATAACAATGTTTCCAAGTAACATTACAGATATGTTTAAAGACGGTGTTCTTgcgttgctgtaaagaaatacccaagactgggtaatttataaagaaaagaggtttctttgGCTTGTGGTTCTgtaggctatacaggaagcatagtgctgaCATCACTTGGCTGCTGGGGGAGCTTCAGGGAGATTttgctcatggcagaaggcaatgcAGGAGCttgcatgtcacatggcaaaagcaggagagTGAGAGGGAGTTGGGGGGAAGGTGCCACATGCTTTTTAACTCCCTAAGaactcgtgagaactcactatcaggaagACAGCACTAAGCCACAAGGGATCCAACCGCAtgattcaaacacctcccaccaggccccatctccagcattggggattacaattcaacatgagatctgaGTGTGGACAAATACCCAAACTATATTAGTCAACAGTGATCATAATTAGTCCAAATaggagtgtcttttttttttctttcttttcccttttcttttctacttcctcctccttttccctctcctcttcagcctcctctTCATTCCTCTAGCACCAAAGGTTGAAGCAGCTAACCTGTTTCGGATTGAGATGTTCTGTTTGGGCTGTTAACACTCCAGAATAAACAGAAATCCATTTCGCACTAAGTGGCTGAACAGACACAGCCTCATGCTAAATCTAGCACCCGGAGAGTTTAATGTTTCAATGACTGAATTACAAATAGATCATCACCTTGGATTTGGCACTTACAAATGACTTTTACGTTGGCCAGAGGTGGTTGTTTACAACTTCAAATAGGAGACTATTCATAATTTCTGACATgaccttttcctttctttattttactgtatGAAAGTATAACGAAATTTCTCACAAAAATgtcactaaaaagaaaagaagaaaagtaggaAGCAAggttaaaatatttctaaaatataattttggtccttctttttttcccttcctccctctctccctccctccttccctctctccctctcttcctcccttcctctcttccttgcttccttccctccttctcttccttttttttcttttttttttttttttttgagacggagtcttgctctgtcacccaggctggagtgcagtggccggatctcagctcactgcaagctcctcctctcgggttcacgccattctcctgcctcagcctcccgagtagctgggactacaggcacccgccacttcgcccggctatttttttgtattttttagtagagacggggtttcaccgtgttagccaggatggtctcgatctcctgacctcatgatccgcccgtctcggcctcccaaagttctgggattacaggcttgagccaccgcgcccggccacttcctttttttttcaagagcTCAAGAACATTTATTAAGAATAAGGTTCTTAATTATAACCTTTGAGGTTATAATAGTAacacagcttgggcaacacagtaagaccctgtttctacaaaaaatttcaaacttcgccagacatagtggtgcatgactgtaattccagctactctggaggctgaggcaggaggatggcttgagcccaggagttggagcctgcagtgagccatgattgtgccactgcactccagcctgggcaacagggcaagactctgtatctaaaaacaacaacaacaacaacaataatagaaACAGGTTTCCTTTCCCAAGTTTGGAAAATCTGGTAGTCTTCCTAGGCAGCAACAAGCATAAAGAGAGGATTGTTCATACCACAGGTGTTCCAGGCATAACGGAACTGTCTTTGTGTTTAGCTACAAGGAGAACATCATGCACCTCTCCAGCCTTCACAAGGACCGCCCGGTGGAGCCGCTGGACCTGGCCGTGTTCTGGGTGGAGTTTGTGATGAGGCACAAGGGCGCACCACACCTGCGCCCCGCAGCCCACGACCTCACCTGGTACCAGTACCATTCCTTGGACGTGATCGGTTTCCTCCTGGCCATCGTGCTGACAGTGGCCTTCATCGCCTTTAAATGTTGTGCCTATGGCTACCGGAAATGCTTCGGGAAAAAAGGGCGAGTTAAGAAAGCCCACAAATCCAAGACCCATTGAGAAGTTGGTGGGAAATAAGGTAAAATTTTGAACCAGTCCCTAGTCAGTTCCAAACTTGAAAACAGAATCAGtgttaaattcattttattcttaagGAAATACTTTGCATAAATTAATCAGCCCCagagtgctttaaaaaattatcttaaataaaaataatagaatcacTAGTCAGTAAAGATATTTGAATATGTATCATGCCCCTCCGGTGTCTTCGATCAGGATGACACATGCCATCTTTCAGAGGATGTGCAGACAGGCTGGCGTTCTACATGCCTTTTCTTACTCGGAAACATGACCTGTTTGGGAGTGCAGGATTCAAAGGTGGTCCCACCGCTGTCCCTATTGCAAATGGCAGTTTTAATCTTATCTTTTGGCTTCTGTAGATGGTTGCGATTGATCCTTAACCAATAATGGTTGGTTCTCATCTCTGTCCGTGCTTCATAGGCGCCCCCTTGTGTGTTTAAAGAAGGGAAACTTTGTACCTTTAGAGCATAGGTGAAATGAGTGAATGGCTTGGAGTGCACTGAGAACAGCATACGATCTAATGCTTTGAGGAAAAAGAATGATGCTGTAAAATTGATGGGTGGTGTGTTTGAGAAGATAATCATTGCTTATGTCAAATGGAGCTGAATTTCATAAAAACCCAAAATACAGTGATGAAGTGCTGGGCAAgcgtatttttttcttatgtttcctgcaactaaataaatttatataaattctaTTTAAGTGTTTTCTCTTCATTGGTgttgcatttatttattgttaagTTGTGTTTTCTAATT from the Macaca nemestrina isolate mMacNem1 chromosome 11, mMacNem.hap1, whole genome shotgun sequence genome contains:
- the LOC105473888 gene encoding UDP-glucuronosyltransferase 1A1 isoform X1 → MAVESQGRHPLVLGLLLCVLGPVLCHAGKMLLIPVDGSHWLSMLGTIQQLQQRGHEIVVLAPDASLYIREGAFYTLKTYPVPFQREDVKESFVSLGHNVFENDSFLRRVIKTYKKIKKDSAMLLSGCSHLLHNKELMASLAESSFDVMLTDPFLPCGPIVAQYLSLPTVFFLNALPCSLESEATQCPNPFSYVPRPLSAHSDHMTFLQRVKNMLIAFSQNFLCDVVYSPYATLASEFLQREVTVQNLLSSASVWLLRSDFVKDYPRPIMPNMAFIGGINCLHQSPLSQEFEAYINASGEHGIVVFSLGSMVAEIPEKKAMAIADALGKIPQTVLWRYTGTPPSNLANNTILVKWLPQNDLLGHPMTRAFITHAGSHGIYEGICNGVPMVMMPLFGDQMDNAKRMETKGAGVTLNVLEMTSEDLENALKAVINDKSYKENIMHLSSLHKDRPVEPLDLAVFWVEFVMRHKGAPHLRPAAHDLTWYQYHSLDVIGFLLAIVLTVAFIAFKCCAYGYRKCFGKKGRVKKAHKSKTH